In a genomic window of Rhinoderma darwinii isolate aRhiDar2 chromosome 10, aRhiDar2.hap1, whole genome shotgun sequence:
- the HES2 gene encoding transcription factor HES-2: MAPSMIISESAPSYQSKPEKKSKESSELRKTLKPLMEKRRRARINESLNQLKTLILPLIGKDNSRYSKLEKADILEMTVRFLKDIPPVQTQNSTEKYREGYRACLERLSGLLSKSNAIAGETCTRLLDHLQRNPELCCQDCTKSPCAKVNSTPRIVLQLSPRRSEMLCSSPNQPVPRPQAPSPPQPASSIWRPW, encoded by the exons ATGGCACCCAGCATGATCATCTCTGAATCTGCTCCCAGCTACCAGTCTAAGCCTGAGAAGAAGAGCAAAGAATCCAGTGAGCTGAGAAAG actCTAAAACCTCTGATGGAGAAAAGGAGGAGAGCAAGGATCAATGAGAGCCTCAACCAGCTCAAGACACTCATCCTGCCCCTGATTGGAAAAGAT AATTCCAGATACTCCAAACTAGAAAAAGCTGATATTCTGGAGATGACAGTTCGTTTCCTCAAGGACATCCCTCCTGTGCAGACACAAA atTCTACAGAAAAATACAGAGAGGGCTACAGAGCTTGTCTAGAACGTCTCAGTGGTCTCCTCAGTAAGAGCAATGCCATAGCCGGAGAGACCTGCACTCGTCTTCTAGATCATCTGCAGAGGAACCCAGAGCTTTGTTGTCAAGACTGTACCAAATCCCCCTGTGCTAAAGTCAACAGCACCCCAAGAATTGTCCTTCAGCTCAGCCCCAGGAGATCAGAGATGCTCTGTTCTTCTCCCAACCAGCCAGTGCCAAGACcacaagccccaagcccacctcagCCTGCCAGTTCCATCTGGAGACCTTGGTGA